From the Lolium rigidum isolate FL_2022 chromosome 2, APGP_CSIRO_Lrig_0.1, whole genome shotgun sequence genome, one window contains:
- the LOC124688681 gene encoding uncharacterized protein LOC124688681 has protein sequence MEDDPTATATEAGAVAADAVSKVLGDDLLVEILLRVGFPTTLVRAAAVCKRWLHHASHKAFLRRFRKLNPPRLLGFYIEGFQGSPRFVPMLPQPPELAGAVRIVEGYDLCADKERVVIRDCRNGSVFNVLCSSRRGYGPSLGVHSPLCPERAMAIDPPLSTPQQLQYYNPLKPPAPRFFHILSREEKGGGLSYFYVLMEFAAKEGATDLTTNFTASVSMLQDGVWCMHASATMQIPHWRAGHGAVMVDNKIYMTVTLIDITVLDLTTSSFSTIQLPEGVQYYSSDFMLSQADDASSVYLIEVKEFQLRIWLHKGGSWSIVDTICLHEMCANLMMSDCTVKDAHTSHLRINHVGDNAEFALLQMGRFVRYLDMRCKTLRTLYEMSEDEQDRGSISIHPFVMIWPPTFPSLKCDPTRNCHVRKEDIRKLLDGMYVGDEGGVV, from the exons ATGGAAGACGacccgacggcgacggcgacggaggcCGGGGCGGTAGCGGCGGACGCCGTATCCAAGGTGCTCGGCGACGATCTCCTCgtagagatcctcctccgcgtcgGCTTCCCCACTACcctcgtccgcgccgccgccgtctgcaAGCGCTGGCTCCACCACGCCTCCCACAAGGCCTTCCTCCGCCGTTTCCGTAAGCTCAACCCGCCTCGCCTCCTCGGCTTCTACATCGAAGGATTTCAAGGGTCTCCCCGCTTCGTACCTATGCTTCCTCAGCCCCCAGAGCTGGCCGGCGCCGTCCGCATCGTCGAGGGCTACGACCTCTGCGCCGACAAGGAGAGAGTAGTGATTCGGGACTGCCGGAACGGCAGCGTCTTCAACGTATTGTGCAGCAGCAGGCGCGGATACGGACCCAGCCTTGGGGTGCACAGCCCACTCTGCCCTGAGAGAGCCATGGCCATCGACCCACCACTCTCAACCCCCCAGCAGCTGCAGTACTACAATCCCCTCAAGCCACCAGCACCGAGATTCTTTCACATCCTATCCAGAGAAGAAAAAGGCGGCGGCTTGTCCTACTTTTATGTGTTGATGGAGTTTGCCGCGAAGGAGGGGGCAACAGATTTGACAACAAATTTCACCGCCAGTGTGTCTATGTTGCAAGATGGAGTCTGGTGTATGCATGCCTCAGCCACGATGCAGATCCCTCACTGGCGTGCAGGACACGGAGCTGTGATGGTTGACAACAAAATATACATGACGGTCACCTTGATAGACATCACCGTCTTGGATTTGACGACCTCAAGTTTTTCCACAATTCAGCTTCCAGAAGGAGTGCAGTATTACTCTTCAGACTTCATGTTATCACAGGCTGATGATGCATCCAGTGTGTATCTCATTGAGGTGAAGGAGTTTCAGCTTCGCATCTGGCTCCACAAGGGGGGCAGCTGGTCGATTGTCGATACCATTTGTCTGCATGAGATGTGTGCAAATCTGATGATGTCAGATTGCACAGTTAAGGACGCACATACTTCTCATCTTCGGATAAACCACGTGGGGGACAACGCTGAGTTTGCGCTCTTGCAAATGGGTCGATTCGTGCGCTATCTGGATATGAGGTGCAAGACACTGCGCACACTGTATGAGATGTCAGAAGATGAACAAGACAGGGGCAGTATTAGCATCCATCCTTTTGTGATGATCTGGCCTCCCACATTCCCTTCGCTGAAGTGTGATCCTACCAG AAATTGCCATGTGAGGAAGGAAGATATCAGGAAGCTCTTGGATGGTATGTACGTCGGTGACGAGGGTGGCGTCGTGTAA